A window of Argopecten irradians isolate NY chromosome 14, Ai_NY, whole genome shotgun sequence contains these coding sequences:
- the LOC138307082 gene encoding sentrin-specific protease 1-like — MKIKHAHVYYRDSISFRKRKIRKEAPIPEDAVPERDERDWSSTSSSASDVSILPTIPDLANVWRYHNESTSMMSMIGPYKLRGNSFGSLKPGNEISDEIINAYMHILSRNNLPRVRSIDCFISGSIMPTGLTEKLPKVDPYSHQILLCPFNSGSHWEIFVVFSGEKNGSLIHLVKVLTQCEFISDVGGLSSTDV, encoded by the exons ATGAAAA TTAAACATGCACATGTTTATTACAGAGACTCTATATCGTTTAGGAAAAGAAAGATACGAAAAGAAGCTCCTATTCCTGAAGATGCT GTGCCCGAGAGAGATGAGCGCGATTGGTCTTCTACTTCCAGCAGTGCGTCAGATGTGTCG ATTCTTCCCACAATCCCAGACTTGGCCAATGTGTGGCGTTATCACAATGAATCGACGTCTATGATGTCCATGATCGGTCCTTACAAACTTAGAGGAAACAGTTTTGGGAGTCTGAAGCCCGGGAATGAAATAAGCGATGAG ATCATCAACGCTTATATGCATATATTGAGCAGAAACAACTTACCTCGCGTAAGGTCTATTGACTGCTTCATATCTGGGTCGATAATGCCAACAGGCTTAACGGAAAAACTGCCTAAa GTGGACCCGTACAGTCACCAAATCTTATTATGTCCATTCAATTCCGGTAGTCATTGGGagatatttgttgttttttccgGTGAGAAAAATGGTAGTCTAATCCACTTGGTGAAAGTCCTGACGCAGTGCGAATTTATCAGCGATGTTGGCGGTCTTTCATCAACAGACGTCTGA